TGCGAATAAATGCTACTATAAGTAGTATTGGTTGGTGCTTAACTATAGGAGACAACATGACACCTCATTTTAAGAATGTGACCGCCAAAGCTGTGAAGGCGGTGGGATCAATTTCAGAAGTATCAAGAAGATTCGAATTCCAATCAGTTCAATCAGTTGCTAATTGGATAGCCAAAAATAGAGTGCCATCAGAAAGGGTTATCCAGTTGTGTCAGTGGGGAGGTTGGACGGTAACACCCCATCAGCTTCGACCTGATATCTACCCTAATCAAAATGACGGGTTGCCAACAGTTGAGAACAATACACAACTCTAAGTTGTAAATTAACTACCAAAGGAAAAACAACATGGTAGAGCCAAGCCTGAAAGAAGTAGTTAAAGCGATGTGCAAAACGTACCCAGGAGGCCGCGAGGCTATGGCCGGTGCTCTTGGCATGTCAGTAACGCAGTTCAACAACAACCTGTACGAGAAGAACGGCTGCCGCTTCTTTGAAGTGAACGAGCTGGAGGCCATGGAAGACATCTCGAATACGTCCCTCCTGGCAGATTACTTTGCCCGTCGTCGTGGTGCGCTGCTGGTGGACGTTCCTCAACTTGAAGACCTTGATCGTGTCGACCTGTTTGATCGTGCCATGAGAACGTCAGCAGCGCGTGGACGTGTTGATACCGTGATCCAGAGAGCTCTCGAAGATGGAGTAATCGAAAGTCATGAAGCTGAAGAAATCAATGAATATCACCGCCGTCATCTGGCAGCGCGTGAAGAAGAGATCCGCGCGATTGTCGCGCTATTTAGCCGTAAGAAAAGCCAAAAAAAGTGACGCCCGCGAGTGTGCAGCTCCGGGCGTCGTGGCGTGTCGTATTCAGTGGAGAAACTAACGCATGAACAGTTTAAACCGATTGAGACCAGCGAAGCAATTCAGATGCCTTCCACTGGTGGGAAAAGATTCCCCGTTCGGCTATGTG
This region of Enterobacter cancerogenus genomic DNA includes:
- a CDS encoding YmfL family putative regulatory protein; its protein translation is MVEPSLKEVVKAMCKTYPGGREAMAGALGMSVTQFNNNLYEKNGCRFFEVNELEAMEDISNTSLLADYFARRRGALLVDVPQLEDLDRVDLFDRAMRTSAARGRVDTVIQRALEDGVIESHEAEEINEYHRRHLAAREEEIRAIVALFSRKKSQKK
- a CDS encoding transcriptional regulator gives rise to the protein MTPHFKNVTAKAVKAVGSISEVSRRFEFQSVQSVANWIAKNRVPSERVIQLCQWGGWTVTPHQLRPDIYPNQNDGLPTVENNTQL